Proteins encoded together in one Catalinimonas alkaloidigena window:
- a CDS encoding VCBS repeat-containing protein, whose amino-acid sequence MLLIGLVACQPTTTAPPVGSTLFALLPADATGIDFRNDLHYDKAFNIYTYRNFYNGGGVALGDVNGDGFLDVYLTANMGPNKLYLNKGAAAPLQFEDVTDRAGVAGRRAWSTGVSMADVNGDGWLDMYVCNSGDVQGDNRQNELFINQGDGTFQEQAAAYGLADLGLSTHAAFFDYDRDGDLDMYLLNNSYQAIGSFNLRKNERPLRDTLGGDKLYRNDGRGGAAHPHFTDVSTEAGIYGSIIGFGLGVTVGDVNRDGWMDLYISNDFFERDYLYLNQQNGTFRESLEAQIRSTSAASMGADLADINNDAYPDIFVTDMLPAAEERLKTKTTFDDWNRYQYGVENGYGHQFTRNTLQLNNRNGTFSEIGRLTGMEATDWSWGALIADLDNDGLKDVFVANGIHQDLTDQDFLQFIANDEIRKSIVTKEGVDFKKLISYIPSNPIANYAFQNQDGLRFADQTAAWGLAQPGFSNGAAYGDLDNDGDLDLIVNNVNMPPFVYRNDADARARPHHFLKFQLRGDRQNTAAFGASITLKHQGKTFYLEQMPTRGFESSVDPRPHVGLGALQTVDTVLVQWPGGNTTLLTHVRADQTLTLAEKDAQPPVQWVAHEAPRPPLFQEAGDAPPLDFRHQENHFVDFDRDPLLYHMLSTQGPALCKADVNGDGLDDVFVGNAKDAAGAVFVQQRNGQFVRTTQPALEADRVAEDTEALFFDADGDGDPDLYVCSGGSEFPTSSTALIDRLYLNDGRGNFTKSSQLLPTSAFESTSTVKAGDYDGDGDLDLFVGVRLQPFRYGLPCNGYVLNNDGKGHFTDVTAQVAPELTGLGMLTDAAWEDLDGDHDLDLVVVGEWMPVTVFRNEGGQFSRKIAVPHSQGWWNCLQPADLDGDGDVDFVAGNYGLNARLRASPEKPISMVVNDFDRNGTVEQILCTYNGERSFPVVLRHNLTAQLPALKKKYLNYADYQSQTVAEVFSPEQLQGAQTLEATTLATSVLLNQGDGTFAVQALPTEAQFSPVYGVLIQDLDGDHHPDVLLGGNLYGTKPEIGRYDASYGCLLKGDGKGHFMTVPNHRSGLRLDGEVRNLLTIRANRETLLLAGRNHATLQVLRLQPETPPLERPAL is encoded by the coding sequence ATGTTGCTGATCGGGCTGGTGGCCTGCCAGCCGACTACCACCGCGCCGCCGGTCGGGTCGACCCTCTTTGCGCTCCTGCCTGCGGACGCGACGGGCATCGACTTTCGCAACGACCTGCATTACGACAAAGCGTTCAACATCTACACTTACCGCAACTTCTACAACGGTGGTGGTGTGGCGCTGGGCGACGTGAACGGCGACGGCTTCCTCGATGTGTACCTCACGGCCAACATGGGGCCCAACAAACTCTACCTGAACAAAGGCGCGGCGGCACCACTTCAGTTCGAAGACGTTACCGATAGGGCCGGGGTGGCAGGAAGGCGCGCGTGGTCGACGGGCGTCAGCATGGCCGACGTGAACGGCGACGGCTGGCTCGACATGTACGTCTGCAACTCCGGCGACGTACAGGGCGACAACCGCCAGAACGAATTGTTCATCAACCAGGGCGACGGCACGTTCCAGGAACAGGCCGCTGCCTACGGACTGGCCGACCTCGGACTTTCGACCCACGCGGCATTTTTCGACTACGACCGCGACGGCGACCTCGACATGTACCTGCTCAACAATTCGTACCAGGCCATCGGGAGTTTTAACCTCCGGAAAAACGAACGGCCCCTCCGTGATACGCTGGGTGGCGACAAACTGTACCGCAACGACGGCCGCGGCGGGGCGGCGCATCCCCACTTCACCGACGTCAGCACCGAGGCGGGCATTTACGGCAGCATCATCGGCTTCGGGCTGGGCGTAACAGTCGGCGACGTGAACCGCGACGGGTGGATGGACCTGTACATTTCGAACGATTTTTTCGAACGGGATTACCTCTACCTCAACCAGCAGAACGGCACATTCCGCGAGAGCCTCGAAGCGCAGATCCGCAGCACCAGTGCTGCTTCGATGGGGGCCGACCTGGCCGACATCAACAACGACGCGTACCCCGATATCTTTGTGACTGACATGCTGCCTGCCGCCGAGGAACGTCTCAAAACCAAAACCACCTTCGACGACTGGAACCGCTACCAATACGGCGTGGAGAACGGATACGGCCACCAGTTTACCCGCAACACGTTGCAGCTCAATAACCGTAACGGAACGTTCAGCGAAATCGGACGACTGACCGGCATGGAGGCCACCGACTGGAGCTGGGGGGCGCTGATCGCCGACCTGGACAACGACGGCCTCAAAGACGTGTTTGTGGCCAACGGCATTCACCAGGACCTGACCGATCAGGACTTTCTCCAGTTCATCGCCAACGACGAAATCCGCAAGTCGATCGTCACGAAAGAAGGCGTCGATTTCAAAAAGCTTATCAGCTACATTCCTTCCAACCCCATCGCCAACTACGCCTTCCAGAATCAGGACGGTCTACGCTTTGCGGACCAGACGGCCGCGTGGGGGCTGGCGCAACCCGGCTTTTCGAACGGGGCGGCCTACGGCGACCTGGACAACGACGGCGACCTCGATCTGATCGTCAACAACGTGAACATGCCGCCGTTCGTCTACCGCAACGATGCCGACGCGCGGGCGAGGCCGCACCATTTCCTGAAGTTTCAGCTCCGGGGCGACCGGCAAAACACGGCGGCTTTCGGGGCGAGCATTACGCTGAAGCACCAGGGCAAAACTTTCTACCTCGAACAAATGCCCACGCGGGGCTTCGAATCGTCCGTCGATCCACGGCCGCACGTGGGCCTGGGTGCGTTGCAGACAGTCGATACGGTGCTGGTGCAGTGGCCCGGTGGCAACACAACGCTGCTGACGCACGTGCGTGCCGATCAGACCCTGACCCTGGCCGAAAAAGATGCCCAACCGCCGGTGCAGTGGGTCGCGCACGAAGCGCCGCGTCCACCGCTGTTTCAAGAGGCCGGCGACGCCCCTCCGCTCGACTTCCGGCACCAGGAAAACCACTTCGTCGACTTCGACCGCGATCCGCTGTTGTACCACATGCTGTCGACGCAGGGACCGGCTTTGTGCAAGGCCGACGTCAACGGCGATGGTTTGGACGACGTGTTTGTGGGGAACGCGAAAGATGCGGCGGGGGCGGTGTTCGTGCAGCAACGCAACGGACAATTTGTCCGGACCACACAACCGGCGCTGGAGGCCGATCGCGTGGCGGAAGACACGGAGGCGCTGTTTTTCGATGCAGACGGCGACGGTGATCCCGACCTCTACGTGTGCAGCGGGGGCAGTGAGTTTCCTACGTCGTCGACCGCGCTGATCGACCGGCTGTACCTGAACGACGGGCGCGGCAACTTTACCAAATCGTCGCAATTGCTGCCGACCTCGGCGTTTGAAAGTACGTCGACCGTGAAAGCGGGCGATTACGACGGTGATGGCGATCTGGACCTGTTTGTGGGCGTGCGGCTGCAACCATTCCGCTACGGCCTGCCCTGCAACGGCTACGTGCTGAACAACGACGGCAAAGGGCACTTTACGGACGTGACGGCCCAGGTAGCGCCCGAACTGACCGGCCTCGGAATGCTCACGGATGCCGCCTGGGAGGACCTCGACGGCGACCACGACCTCGATCTGGTGGTGGTCGGCGAGTGGATGCCCGTTACGGTTTTTCGGAACGAAGGCGGGCAGTTCTCCCGAAAAATAGCGGTACCCCACAGCCAGGGCTGGTGGAATTGCCTGCAACCGGCCGACCTAGACGGTGACGGCGATGTGGATTTTGTAGCGGGCAATTATGGCCTCAATGCGCGGCTGCGCGCCTCGCCCGAAAAGCCCATTTCGATGGTGGTCAACGACTTCGACCGGAACGGCACCGTAGAGCAGATCCTGTGCACCTACAACGGCGAGCGCTCGTTTCCGGTGGTGCTGCGGCACAACCTGACGGCACAACTGCCCGCCCTCAAAAAGAAATACCTGAACTATGCCGACTACCAGTCGCAGACCGTTGCCGAGGTGTTCTCGCCGGAACAGTTGCAGGGTGCCCAAACGCTGGAGGCGACCACGCTGGCGACTTCGGTGCTTCTGAACCAGGGCGACGGCACGTTCGCTGTCCAGGCCCTCCCCACCGAGGCGCAATTTTCGCCGGTCTACGGCGTACTGATCCAGGACCTCGACGGCGATCACCACCCCGATGTGCTGCTGGGGGGAAATCTGTACGGCACCAAACCCGAAATCGGGCGATACGACGCCAGTTACGGCTGTTTGCTGAAAGGGGACGGGAAAGGCCATTTTATGACGGTACCGAACCATCGGTCGGGGTTGCGCCTGGACGGCGAAGTCCGAAATCTGCTGACGATCCGGGCGAACCGGGAAACACTGCTACTGGCCGGGCGGAACCATGCGACATTGCAGGTGCTTCGACTTCAGCCGGAAACTCCGCCTCTGGAGCGGCCTGCTTTGTGA
- a CDS encoding VCBS repeat-containing protein: MRNLRRTGLFGLGALLLAACQVSAPESPPRGATLFTLVPATYTGITFENRVEYTEEFNVYTYRNFYNGGGVGMGDLNNDGWTDLFFCGNQQPNRLYLNRGGEGTAQAFQFTDITERAGVASTGVWSTGVSLVDVNGDGWLDIYICKSGDIRGENRHNALFINDANGPGEVPTFTEQAHAYGLDEKGLSTHAAFFDYDRDGDLDCYLLNNSFRSVGNYDLVKDQRQVRDPLGGNKLYRNDGGRFVDVSEAAGIYGSTIGFGLGVTIGDLDRDGWPDLYVANDFFERDYLYLNQRNGTFRESLEETMREISLGSMGADLADLNNDGYPELFVTEMLPEDNARLKTKAQFENWNKYQMNVANGYGHQFPRNVLQLNRGPVPQGPRRTEAPVAFSEIGRMAGVSATDWSWGALMQDFDNDGYNDIFVANGIFKDLTDLDYIQFMANPAVVRETLKQEKQVIKTLVDRMPSQPLGNYLFQNHGDLTFTNVADAWGLATPGFSNGSAYGDLDNDGDLDLVVNNVNMPPFVYRNETDALRADHHFLQVQLKGAGQNAFAIGTQVTVFRQGEQRYQELMPMRGFESSVDYRLHFGLGTWASVDSVRVQWPDGTCSHLENVATNQILLVDQTQTPARPRPAAAAAPAPIFRPVRDAALDYVHRENDFSDFDRDGLLFQMLSNEGPHLCKGDVNGDGREDVYIGGAKDAPGTLFVQLSDGGFRKTSEAVFASDRVSEDTDALFFDADGDGDADLYVCSGGNEFPSASTALIDRLYLNDGQGNFMKSGQLLPAGKFESSSCVAAADYDDDGDQDLFVGIRLQPFAYGLPVNGYLLENDGQGHFTPATHPDLNALGLLRDAQWADVDRDGDPDLIVVGEWMGIKLFRNERDPDTHRRLLKEASAPAGLAHTNGFWSCLDVADLDGDGDLDVVVGNQGLNTRFQPSADKPLTLYVKDFDQNGSVEQILCAYNGDTAYPLVTRQDLVAQLPTLKKRYLKNVDYRDQTIEDLFRPAQLHTALALPAYEARSGVLLNQGDGTFVWQPLPDEAQRAPVCGIEVGDFNRDGHLDLVLGGNQYRCKPEVGIQDGSYGLLLIGNGKGGFAPVPAHRSGLFVKGEIRDFVTLQQGARTVLLVARNNEALQTYQY, encoded by the coding sequence TTGCGAAACCTTCGGCGGACCGGCTTGTTCGGTCTGGGTGCTCTGCTGCTGGCCGCCTGTCAGGTTTCGGCGCCCGAATCACCTCCGCGCGGAGCGACGTTGTTTACCCTGGTGCCGGCCACGTATACCGGCATCACCTTCGAGAACCGCGTCGAATACACCGAGGAATTTAACGTCTACACGTACCGTAATTTTTACAACGGCGGCGGCGTGGGGATGGGCGACCTGAACAACGACGGCTGGACAGACTTGTTTTTCTGCGGCAACCAGCAACCCAACCGCCTCTACCTGAATCGCGGAGGCGAGGGAACAGCACAGGCATTTCAGTTTACCGACATCACCGAACGGGCAGGTGTGGCCTCTACCGGCGTCTGGTCGACGGGCGTCAGCCTGGTCGATGTGAACGGCGACGGCTGGCTCGACATTTACATCTGCAAATCGGGCGACATCCGGGGCGAGAACCGCCACAACGCGTTGTTCATCAACGACGCCAACGGGCCGGGGGAGGTGCCTACCTTTACGGAACAGGCGCATGCGTACGGGTTGGACGAAAAGGGCCTCTCGACCCACGCCGCCTTTTTTGATTATGACCGCGACGGCGACCTCGACTGTTACCTGCTCAACAACTCGTTCCGCTCGGTAGGAAACTACGATCTGGTGAAAGACCAGCGGCAGGTGCGCGATCCGCTGGGGGGCAACAAACTGTACCGCAACGACGGCGGTCGCTTTGTCGACGTGAGCGAGGCGGCCGGCATCTACGGCAGCACCATCGGCTTTGGCCTGGGTGTAACGATCGGCGACCTGGACCGCGACGGCTGGCCCGACCTCTACGTGGCAAACGACTTTTTCGAACGCGATTACCTCTACCTGAACCAGCGAAACGGCACCTTCCGCGAATCGCTCGAAGAAACGATGCGCGAAATCAGCCTCGGCTCGATGGGGGCCGACCTGGCGGACCTGAACAACGACGGCTACCCGGAACTGTTCGTGACCGAGATGCTGCCGGAAGACAACGCCCGGTTGAAAACGAAGGCGCAGTTCGAAAACTGGAACAAGTACCAGATGAACGTCGCCAACGGCTACGGCCACCAGTTTCCCCGGAACGTGCTGCAGTTGAACCGCGGGCCGGTGCCCCAGGGGCCCCGGAGGACGGAAGCGCCCGTTGCCTTCAGTGAGATCGGGCGCATGGCGGGTGTGTCGGCCACCGACTGGAGCTGGGGTGCCCTGATGCAGGACTTCGACAACGACGGCTACAACGATATTTTCGTCGCCAACGGGATTTTCAAAGACCTGACCGACCTGGACTACATCCAGTTCATGGCCAATCCGGCCGTGGTGCGCGAAACGTTAAAGCAAGAGAAACAGGTGATCAAAACGCTGGTGGACCGCATGCCATCGCAGCCCCTCGGCAATTACCTGTTTCAGAACCACGGGGATCTGACGTTTACCAACGTGGCCGATGCATGGGGCCTGGCCACTCCCGGCTTCTCGAACGGCTCGGCCTACGGCGACCTGGACAACGACGGCGACCTGGATCTGGTCGTCAACAACGTCAACATGCCGCCGTTCGTCTACCGCAACGAAACCGACGCGCTGCGCGCCGACCACCATTTTCTGCAAGTGCAGTTGAAAGGTGCCGGCCAAAACGCCTTCGCCATCGGCACGCAGGTCACGGTATTCCGCCAGGGCGAGCAACGTTACCAGGAACTGATGCCCATGCGCGGCTTCGAGTCGTCGGTCGACTACCGCCTGCACTTTGGCCTCGGTACGTGGGCGTCTGTTGATTCGGTGCGGGTCCAATGGCCCGACGGCACCTGCAGCCACCTGGAAAACGTGGCGACGAACCAGATCCTGCTGGTCGATCAGACCCAAACGCCGGCGAGGCCCCGGCCAGCAGCAGCAGCGGCACCCGCTCCGATCTTCCGGCCGGTGCGCGACGCGGCCCTCGACTATGTACATCGGGAAAACGATTTTTCGGACTTCGACCGCGACGGGCTGTTGTTTCAGATGCTGTCGAACGAAGGGCCCCACCTCTGCAAAGGCGACGTGAACGGCGACGGGCGCGAGGATGTCTACATCGGCGGGGCGAAAGATGCTCCGGGTACGCTGTTTGTGCAACTGTCCGACGGCGGCTTTCGGAAAACCAGCGAGGCGGTGTTTGCCAGCGACCGCGTTTCGGAAGATACGGATGCGCTTTTCTTCGACGCAGATGGCGATGGTGACGCCGACCTCTACGTGTGCAGCGGCGGCAACGAGTTCCCTTCCGCCTCGACCGCGCTGATCGACCGGCTGTACCTGAACGATGGGCAGGGCAACTTTATGAAGTCCGGCCAATTGCTGCCCGCCGGGAAATTTGAAAGTTCGTCATGTGTGGCCGCCGCCGATTACGACGACGATGGCGACCAGGATTTGTTCGTCGGGATTCGCCTCCAGCCGTTTGCCTACGGGCTGCCCGTCAACGGATACCTGCTGGAAAACGACGGCCAGGGACATTTCACACCCGCCACGCATCCGGACCTGAACGCATTAGGGTTGCTGCGCGATGCGCAATGGGCCGACGTGGACCGCGATGGCGATCCCGACCTGATCGTGGTGGGTGAGTGGATGGGCATCAAGTTGTTTCGCAACGAACGCGACCCCGACACACACCGCCGCCTGTTGAAGGAAGCTTCCGCACCGGCAGGGCTGGCGCACACCAACGGTTTCTGGAGTTGTCTGGACGTCGCGGACCTGGATGGCGACGGCGACTTGGACGTGGTGGTGGGGAACCAGGGGTTGAACACCCGATTCCAGCCGTCGGCCGATAAACCCCTGACCTTGTACGTGAAAGACTTCGACCAGAACGGCTCCGTCGAGCAGATCCTCTGTGCTTACAATGGCGATACGGCCTACCCGCTGGTGACCCGACAGGATTTGGTAGCGCAACTCCCGACGCTGAAAAAACGCTACCTGAAAAATGTGGACTACCGCGACCAGACCATCGAAGACCTGTTCCGCCCGGCGCAGTTGCACACGGCCCTGGCGTTGCCGGCGTACGAGGCCCGTAGCGGCGTGCTGCTCAACCAGGGCGACGGCACGTTTGTGTGGCAACCCCTCCCGGACGAAGCGCAACGGGCCCCGGTCTGCGGAATTGAGGTAGGGGACTTTAACCGAGACGGCCACTTGGACCTCGTGCTGGGTGGCAACCAGTACCGCTGCAAACCCGAGGTGGGCATTCAGGACGGCAGTTATGGCCTGCTGCTGATCGGCAACGGAAAAGGCGGATTCGCGCCGGTTCCGGCCCACCGGTCGGGCCTGTTCGTCAAAGGAGAAATCCGGGATTTCGTGACCTTGCAGCAAGGTGCGCGCACGGTACTGCTGGTGGCCCGAAACAACGAAGCATTACAGACTTATCAGTATTGA
- a CDS encoding RagB/SusD family nutrient uptake outer membrane protein, producing the protein MQLRYLKRFLLIGGVVVGSCTDLDENNVLYDTATSTNFYQTDREILSAVGAAYANLFGSFGNADNIMPLCEVTTDEMVVPTRGADWGDGGHWVRLQTHTYNSQDPRPLNTWNFLYAGVNTCNRLLATLEPIGTEQANAFIAELKALRAIYYYWLLDLFGNVPLSTDFSNTEPPANSTRQQVYDFVEKELLDNAPLLQKTGPADESTYGRVNYYTAYTALAKLYLNAEVYTGTPQWDKAIAACDEVINSGMYSLMPNYRDNFTRNNKGSTEFIWVIPYDEINATGHTIPHITLHMQSQNTYQMSAQPWNGFASIQEFYQSYTDPTQNPGPQGEVIGVDPAGTPTTGTLDNRLSNFIVGPQFEADGSTPLQDGGADPNDPNGPPITFTPYINELLPSAWRQSGARIGKWEIYKGNNGQLSNDYCIFRYADVILMKAEAVARQSGNWNDPVTLAIVNQIREEHGKVDPFQTLDAEGFLAERGREMFAESVRRTDLIRFGKYNDAWRFHDADPADNLGPNGINHLNIFPIPETQINANRNLKQNPGY; encoded by the coding sequence ATGCAATTGAGATACCTCAAAAGATTCCTGTTGATCGGGGGCGTCGTTGTTGGGTCGTGTACCGACCTGGACGAGAACAACGTACTCTACGATACAGCGACCAGTACCAATTTTTACCAGACTGACCGCGAAATCCTCTCGGCGGTGGGGGCGGCGTACGCCAACCTGTTCGGCTCGTTTGGCAATGCCGACAACATCATGCCCCTTTGCGAAGTCACGACCGACGAGATGGTCGTGCCCACGCGCGGGGCCGACTGGGGCGACGGCGGCCACTGGGTGCGGCTGCAAACCCACACCTACAACTCGCAGGACCCGCGTCCGCTCAACACCTGGAACTTCCTCTATGCCGGAGTCAATACCTGCAACCGCCTGCTGGCAACGCTGGAACCGATCGGCACCGAGCAGGCCAATGCGTTCATTGCGGAGCTGAAAGCCCTGCGGGCCATCTATTACTACTGGCTACTCGATTTGTTCGGCAACGTGCCGCTGAGCACCGACTTCTCGAATACCGAGCCGCCCGCCAACAGCACCCGGCAGCAGGTCTACGATTTTGTAGAAAAAGAACTGCTGGACAACGCACCGCTGTTGCAAAAGACCGGCCCGGCCGACGAGAGCACCTACGGGCGCGTCAACTACTACACGGCCTACACGGCGCTGGCCAAGCTGTACCTGAATGCCGAAGTCTACACCGGCACTCCGCAGTGGGACAAGGCCATCGCCGCCTGCGACGAGGTGATCAACTCGGGAATGTATTCGCTGATGCCGAACTACCGCGACAACTTCACCCGCAACAACAAAGGCTCCACGGAGTTCATCTGGGTGATTCCGTACGACGAGATCAACGCCACCGGCCATACCATTCCGCACATCACGCTGCACATGCAGAGCCAGAACACGTACCAGATGAGTGCGCAGCCCTGGAACGGCTTTGCTTCCATTCAGGAATTTTATCAGTCGTATACCGATCCGACGCAAAACCCGGGCCCGCAGGGCGAGGTCATTGGCGTCGACCCGGCGGGTACGCCCACCACGGGTACGCTCGACAACCGGCTGTCGAACTTCATCGTAGGCCCTCAGTTCGAGGCCGATGGCAGCACGCCGTTGCAGGATGGCGGGGCGGACCCGAACGACCCGAACGGCCCGCCGATCACCTTCACGCCTTACATCAACGAACTGTTGCCCAGCGCCTGGCGGCAATCGGGCGCGCGCATCGGCAAGTGGGAAATCTACAAAGGCAACAACGGACAGTTGAGCAACGATTACTGCATTTTCCGGTACGCCGACGTAATCCTGATGAAAGCCGAAGCCGTGGCCCGGCAAAGCGGTAACTGGAACGATCCCGTCACGCTGGCCATCGTCAACCAGATTCGGGAAGAGCACGGTAAAGTCGATCCGTTCCAGACGCTGGACGCTGAGGGGTTCCTGGCCGAGCGCGGCCGCGAAATGTTTGCGGAGTCGGTTCGTCGTACCGACCTGATCCGGTTCGGGAAGTACAACGACGCCTGGCGGTTTCACGACGCCGATCCCGCCGACAACCTGGGGCCGAACGGCATCAACCACCTGAACATTTTCCCGATTCCGGAAACGCAAATCAACGCCAACCGCAACCTGAAACAAAACCCGGGATACTAG